In Herbaspirillum sp. WKF16, one genomic interval encodes:
- a CDS encoding phage tail protein — MPVSQAGAINTTALIVPDVYVQILPPQNTLINGLPTNILGIVGTAQWGPVNAPTTIGDMKGYALQFGAIMPRKYDMGTQVAVAALQGANNFRCVRVTDGTDLAATIALGTSPTNITFTSKYTGTLGNTTQVTLSPGSAANSWRAVVSMPNRVPETFDNITGTGAALWANIAAAINAGQSGLRGPSQLIVATAGTGTTAPTAGTSSLAGGTDGATTITSSVLLGVDTIPRKGMYALRSTYTSVALLADCDDSTSWTTQVAFGLDEGIYMVLVGPSGDGIANAATVKASAGIDSYAVKPLFGDWIYWQDTANNQLRLISPQGFSAGRLANLSPEQSSLNKPMYGIVATQKSMQNLQYSSAELQQLAQAGIDVITNPIPAGASFGARIGHNASSNPVINGDNYTRMTNYLAFTLNSAMGMFIGKLQSVKKDDPLRRQAGSTISKFLQSMVDQGMLDEFSVQCDDKNNPPDRIALGYMQADVKARYLGVVEKLIVNLEGGQSVTVTRVSTTPA; from the coding sequence ATGCCGGTTTCCCAAGCGGGCGCGATCAACACCACGGCGCTGATCGTCCCGGACGTCTATGTCCAGATCCTGCCGCCGCAGAACACCCTGATCAACGGCCTGCCCACCAATATCCTGGGCATCGTCGGCACCGCTCAATGGGGGCCGGTGAACGCGCCCACCACCATCGGGGACATGAAAGGCTATGCCCTGCAGTTCGGCGCCATCATGCCGCGCAAGTACGATATGGGCACGCAGGTGGCCGTCGCGGCGCTGCAGGGCGCCAACAACTTCCGCTGCGTGCGTGTGACCGATGGCACCGACCTGGCCGCCACGATCGCGCTCGGCACCTCGCCGACCAACATCACCTTCACCTCCAAGTACACCGGCACGCTGGGCAACACCACCCAGGTGACGCTGTCGCCTGGCTCGGCTGCCAACTCCTGGCGCGCCGTGGTCTCGATGCCCAACCGCGTGCCCGAGACCTTCGACAACATCACCGGAACCGGCGCCGCGCTGTGGGCGAACATCGCCGCCGCGATCAATGCCGGCCAGTCGGGCCTGCGCGGGCCCTCGCAGTTGATCGTGGCCACGGCTGGCACCGGCACCACGGCGCCCACCGCCGGCACGAGCTCGCTGGCAGGCGGTACCGATGGCGCGACCACAATCACCAGCAGCGTGCTGCTGGGCGTGGACACCATCCCGCGTAAGGGCATGTACGCGCTGCGCAGCACCTACACCAGCGTGGCGCTGCTGGCGGACTGTGACGACTCGACCAGCTGGACCACCCAGGTGGCCTTCGGCCTCGACGAGGGCATCTACATGGTGCTCGTCGGCCCCTCTGGCGATGGCATTGCGAATGCCGCGACCGTCAAGGCATCGGCAGGTATCGACAGCTACGCCGTCAAGCCGCTGTTCGGTGACTGGATTTACTGGCAGGACACCGCCAACAACCAGCTGCGTCTGATTTCGCCGCAGGGCTTCTCGGCTGGTCGCCTGGCTAACTTGTCGCCGGAGCAATCCAGTTTGAACAAGCCGATGTACGGCATCGTGGCGACCCAGAAGAGTATGCAGAACCTGCAATACAGCAGCGCTGAATTGCAGCAACTGGCGCAGGCTGGCATCGACGTGATCACTAATCCGATCCCGGCAGGCGCCTCTTTCGGTGCGCGGATCGGCCACAACGCCAGCAGTAATCCGGTCATCAACGGCGACAACTACACCCGGATGACGAACTACCTGGCCTTCACCTTGAACAGCGCGATGGGCATGTTCATCGGTAAGTTGCAATCGGTTAAGAAGGATGACCCGCTGCGGCGCCAAGCCGGCTCCACGATCAGCAAGTTCCTGCAGAGCATGGTCGATCAGGGGATGCTGGACGAGTTTTCCGTCCAGTGCGATGACAAGAACAATCCGCCAGACCGCATCGCGCTCGGCTACATGCAAGCGGACGTGAAGGCGCGCTACCTCGGCGTGGTGGAGAAGTTGATCGTCAATCTGGAAGGCGGCCAGTCGGTAACCGTCACCCGCGTAAGCACCACGCCCGCCTGA
- a CDS encoding phage tail tape measure protein, translating to MFEAYKIGVKISIINAASFGLAALSKDFLRTEADAAKLEKRLQSIKKMALAGSLIAGVGTLGLSLFKAPLEAARQYELAFTKFKTMNLGDQVNRQADQFARSANVMGVSAKELMNTLSESVGLFGDFDIAKRLAPHIAALNKANSAIFGGKIDHIDEGATRSLMKFIDRRGGTHDEASFLRNLDLAQRLVTGSGGFVKFRDLDQFSQQGGTAFRGLSDQGVLNMALLLQEQGGARAGTAMMSMYQNLIAGRTTKTAMSEIAELGLGTIVQQNIGTTGGKPQTRNRLQLNEAFATMLQADPASALRQFVIPAIQNKHGKDVDNNTIIKVVNDLLSNRTASGQASIMTTQVVQLLRDANLAKNAMGAQQTIDQFKKDPNSRVADYLAKTQNLMVELGLVVLPGVNKALETLIPMLRAAADWIRENQTKAKLLIGGFIALSAAMAIGGTIMVAVAGLNALRLAISAIGTAAGGGAAGGAGGAAAALGMAGRARAGAISGLKLGGIVALADGALGAYQIASNDQLTAQQKARGYGGVAGGALGGMGGAALGGAIGALFGGVGAIPGAVIGGMLGNWLGGKAGEGAVGLFQKDLSGGGTQRPIQVETKINLDGRQLASVVSQYQAKEMARPTSGASFDFNRQLPQPGMNYTK from the coding sequence GTGTTTGAAGCCTACAAGATCGGTGTCAAGATCTCGATCATCAACGCCGCCAGCTTCGGTCTGGCCGCGCTGTCGAAGGACTTCCTCCGCACCGAGGCCGATGCTGCCAAGCTGGAAAAACGGCTCCAGTCTATCAAAAAGATGGCGCTGGCCGGCAGCCTGATCGCCGGCGTGGGCACTTTGGGCTTGTCGCTGTTCAAGGCCCCTCTGGAAGCAGCTCGCCAGTACGAGCTGGCTTTCACGAAATTCAAGACCATGAACCTGGGCGACCAGGTGAATCGGCAGGCCGACCAGTTCGCGCGCAGCGCCAACGTGATGGGCGTTTCGGCCAAAGAGCTGATGAACACCCTGAGCGAGTCGGTGGGCCTCTTCGGTGACTTCGATATCGCCAAGCGGCTGGCCCCGCACATTGCGGCCTTGAACAAGGCCAACAGCGCCATTTTCGGCGGCAAGATCGACCACATCGACGAGGGCGCGACACGCTCCCTCATGAAGTTCATCGACCGCCGCGGCGGTACGCACGACGAGGCCAGCTTCCTGCGCAACCTCGACCTGGCCCAGCGCCTGGTCACCGGCTCGGGCGGCTTCGTGAAGTTCCGGGATCTAGACCAGTTCTCGCAGCAAGGCGGCACAGCCTTCCGGGGCCTGTCCGATCAGGGCGTGCTGAACATGGCATTGCTGCTGCAGGAGCAGGGCGGCGCGCGCGCGGGTACCGCGATGATGTCGATGTACCAGAACCTGATCGCAGGCCGCACCACCAAGACGGCCATGTCCGAGATCGCCGAGCTGGGCCTGGGCACGATTGTGCAGCAGAACATCGGCACCACCGGCGGAAAGCCGCAGACGCGCAACCGGCTGCAGCTGAATGAGGCTTTCGCAACCATGCTGCAGGCCGACCCGGCCAGCGCCCTGCGCCAGTTTGTGATTCCGGCGATCCAGAACAAGCACGGAAAGGACGTCGACAACAACACCATCATCAAGGTGGTCAACGACCTGCTGTCGAACCGGACGGCTTCCGGGCAGGCCTCGATCATGACCACCCAGGTGGTGCAGTTGCTGCGGGACGCCAACTTGGCCAAGAACGCCATGGGTGCGCAACAGACCATCGACCAGTTCAAGAAGGATCCCAACTCGCGGGTGGCGGACTACCTCGCCAAGACGCAAAACCTCATGGTGGAGCTGGGCCTGGTGGTGCTGCCGGGCGTGAACAAGGCGCTAGAGACCCTGATTCCGATGTTGCGCGCGGCGGCCGACTGGATCCGCGAGAACCAGACTAAGGCAAAGCTGCTGATCGGCGGGTTCATCGCCTTATCCGCCGCCATGGCCATCGGTGGAACGATCATGGTAGCCGTCGCCGGGCTGAATGCTTTGCGGCTTGCAATCAGTGCAATCGGAACAGCGGCTGGCGGCGGCGCAGCTGGAGGCGCAGGCGGCGCTGCCGCAGCTCTTGGCATGGCCGGGCGCGCGCGCGCCGGCGCGATATCTGGCCTCAAGCTGGGCGGCATCGTCGCTCTCGCCGACGGTGCGCTGGGCGCCTATCAGATCGCCAGCAACGACCAGCTCACCGCGCAGCAGAAGGCCCGCGGCTACGGCGGCGTCGCCGGCGGCGCGCTTGGTGGCATGGGCGGCGCAGCGCTTGGCGGCGCGATCGGGGCACTCTTCGGCGGTGTCGGGGCGATTCCCGGCGCCGTCATCGGCGGCATGCTGGGCAACTGGCTGGGCGGCAAGGCCGGCGAGGGCGCCGTCGGCCTGTTCCAGAAAGACCTGAGCGGCGGCGGTACGCAACGCCCCATTCAGGTAGAGACCAAGATCAACCTCGATGGCCGTCAATTGGCCAGCGTGGTTTCGCAGTACCAGGCGAAGGAAATGGCCCGCCCCACCAGCGGCGCCTCTTTCGATTTCAACCGCCAGCTGCCGCAGCCGGGCATGAACTACACGAAATAA
- a CDS encoding phage late control D family protein has product MRSLNVLPVVPGASRPRGAVRLNDTLIEGWLSWEAENNTFYAADTFRITFLANRLPPARGADWFSQQKTAFVEIFGGFPADPANFGCSDLDSVLYGRVDNIDYDIVTGRIELIGRDLTSEFIDAKTTEKWPNKTASEIATDLAVRHGLTPKVTKTTEKVGKYYEIDHVNLTDQRSEWDLLTYLAHLEEFSVYVSGKTLYFGPKPDVNSVPYVIQWIPPTDTSGSPEANIISLQFSRGLTVSRGIQVVVRSWNSKQKKGFTVSYPNKGKGTQAGQAKPFGDAQIYSYTIPGLTQEQALQRAQSLYAELVAHEMKMTATMPADNVLKVTNMVQMVGTATAWDQTYFPDSVVRRMSFDEGYVMHVNAKNHAPDSVVTL; this is encoded by the coding sequence ATGCGTAGTTTGAACGTGCTGCCCGTCGTCCCGGGGGCGTCGCGCCCGCGCGGCGCCGTGCGGCTGAACGATACCCTCATCGAGGGCTGGCTGAGCTGGGAGGCGGAGAACAATACTTTCTACGCCGCCGACACCTTCCGCATTACCTTCCTGGCCAATCGGTTGCCGCCGGCGCGCGGCGCTGACTGGTTCTCGCAGCAGAAGACGGCTTTCGTGGAGATCTTCGGCGGATTTCCCGCTGATCCCGCGAATTTTGGCTGCTCCGATCTCGACAGTGTGCTCTACGGCAGGGTCGACAACATCGACTACGACATAGTGACCGGCCGCATCGAGTTGATCGGCCGCGACCTGACATCGGAATTCATCGACGCCAAGACGACGGAGAAGTGGCCCAACAAGACCGCCTCCGAGATCGCCACCGACCTAGCGGTGCGGCATGGCCTGACGCCCAAGGTGACTAAGACCACCGAAAAGGTGGGCAAGTATTACGAGATCGACCACGTCAACTTGACCGATCAGCGCAGCGAGTGGGATCTCCTGACCTATCTGGCGCATCTGGAAGAATTTTCCGTCTACGTCAGCGGCAAGACGCTGTATTTCGGGCCGAAGCCGGACGTCAATTCCGTCCCCTACGTGATCCAGTGGATCCCACCGACGGACACCAGCGGTTCGCCGGAGGCCAACATCATCTCCCTGCAGTTCTCGCGCGGGCTCACGGTATCGCGCGGCATCCAGGTGGTCGTGCGGTCGTGGAACTCCAAGCAGAAGAAGGGTTTCACGGTTTCCTATCCGAACAAGGGGAAGGGCACCCAGGCCGGCCAGGCCAAGCCCTTCGGCGATGCCCAGATCTACAGCTACACCATCCCGGGCCTGACTCAAGAACAGGCGCTCCAGCGCGCGCAGTCGCTCTATGCGGAGCTGGTGGCGCACGAAATGAAGATGACAGCGACCATGCCGGCCGACAACGTGCTGAAGGTGACCAACATGGTGCAGATGGTGGGCACGGCGACCGCCTGGGACCAGACCTATTTCCCGGACAGCGTGGTGCGCCGCATGTCGTTCGATGAGGGCTATGTGATGCACGTGAACGCCAAAAACCACGCTCCGGACTCGGTGGTGACGCTATGA
- a CDS encoding phage baseplate assembly protein V has protein sequence MSMGDLKNAILGQAQLANGTRAATRMGTVSSYNPADYTVKVKLQPDDTETGWLPLAALGVGQGWGMIFAPGIGDQIEVQFQEGDAETPIACGRFFNDVDRPMSVPSGEFWLVHKSGGFIKTTNDGKASINGQAEVDVTAPTIMIQATGNVNVMAGGQANVTAPVINLGAAGAALLNILNSAFATLFNSHTHKSNGTAVQTDPPLQQAGAAHMTSTVKAS, from the coding sequence ATGAGCATGGGAGACCTGAAGAACGCCATTCTCGGCCAAGCGCAACTGGCAAACGGCACGCGCGCCGCGACCAGGATGGGAACGGTCAGCAGCTACAACCCGGCCGACTACACCGTCAAGGTGAAGCTGCAGCCCGATGACACGGAGACCGGATGGTTGCCGCTGGCCGCGCTGGGCGTGGGGCAGGGCTGGGGCATGATTTTCGCGCCCGGCATCGGCGACCAGATCGAGGTGCAGTTCCAGGAAGGCGACGCCGAGACGCCCATCGCCTGCGGCCGTTTCTTCAACGACGTTGACCGGCCGATGTCGGTGCCGTCCGGCGAATTCTGGCTCGTGCACAAGTCAGGCGGCTTCATCAAGACCACCAACGACGGAAAGGCAAGCATCAACGGCCAGGCGGAGGTCGACGTCACGGCGCCGACCATCATGATCCAGGCCACCGGCAACGTGAACGTGATGGCCGGTGGCCAGGCCAACGTGACGGCGCCGGTGATCAACTTGGGCGCCGCCGGCGCTGCGCTGCTGAACATCCTGAATTCCGCCTTCGCCACGCTGTTCAACAGCCATACCCACAAGAGCAACGGCACCGCCGTGCAGACCGACCCGCCACTGCAGCAGGCGGGCGCGGCGCACATGACCAGCACTGTAAAGGCCTCCTGA
- a CDS encoding phage tail protein, with the protein MPDLYHYWGGDLDVSASGDLLPVDGTVLGQQRVLRRLLTNPAVQGLNGAPNDPGDYLFHLTYGAGLPRQVGRLVDVAKVRALIRGQILMEAAVARSPAPEIDVAPISGGMSVSIRYNDSQTKKPVFLSFDVNQ; encoded by the coding sequence ATGCCCGATCTCTACCACTACTGGGGCGGCGACCTCGATGTCTCCGCCTCGGGCGACCTGCTGCCCGTCGACGGCACGGTGCTGGGCCAGCAGCGCGTCCTGCGGCGCCTCCTGACCAATCCGGCGGTGCAGGGCCTGAACGGCGCGCCGAACGACCCTGGCGACTATCTGTTCCACCTGACCTATGGCGCCGGCCTGCCGCGCCAGGTTGGCCGGCTGGTGGACGTTGCCAAGGTGCGCGCGCTGATCCGGGGCCAGATCCTGATGGAGGCGGCCGTGGCGCGCTCCCCGGCGCCGGAGATTGATGTGGCGCCCATCTCGGGCGGTATGAGCGTGTCGATTCGTTACAACGACTCGCAGACCAAGAAACCAGTTTTTCTTAGCTTCGACGTGAACCAATGA
- a CDS encoding baseplate J/gp47 family protein translates to MSISSKDFVTLVQEQVAAVQGKASALVDLTIGSLLRAVLEATAGVALWLQGLILTLLVTTRAATASGTDLDTWMADYGVVRLPAVAASGSVTFSRFTASGAALVPVGALVQTGDGSQQFTVQLDTSNPAYSAAQGGYVLANGVASISLTVAAVVAGSAGNVTAGSINTIAQAIPGIDTVTNGAALTTGQDAESDEALRARFIQYINSLSKATKAAVLYAVLSLQQNVSAVIVENLTYAGNLTQNGYFYAVVDDGTGNPSSTFLASAANAIEAARPLSVTYGVFGPSAVTANVVMAITTAAGYIHADVVAQVTAALQNYINTLGLGNSLSYTKLANVAYAASAGVTNVSGVLLNGATTDLAISAKQTAKAGTITVT, encoded by the coding sequence ATGAGCATTTCCAGCAAAGATTTCGTCACCCTGGTCCAGGAACAGGTCGCCGCGGTGCAAGGCAAGGCGTCGGCGTTGGTCGACCTCACGATTGGCTCGCTGCTGCGCGCCGTTCTGGAGGCTACGGCCGGCGTGGCGCTGTGGCTGCAAGGCCTGATCCTGACGCTGCTGGTGACCACCCGGGCGGCAACGGCCAGCGGCACCGACCTCGACACCTGGATGGCCGACTACGGCGTGGTGCGCCTGCCCGCAGTGGCCGCCAGCGGCTCGGTGACCTTCTCGCGCTTCACCGCCAGCGGCGCCGCGCTGGTGCCGGTAGGGGCGCTGGTCCAGACCGGTGACGGCAGCCAGCAGTTCACCGTGCAGCTGGATACCTCCAATCCGGCCTACAGCGCCGCGCAGGGCGGCTATGTGCTGGCCAACGGGGTTGCTTCGATCAGCCTGACCGTGGCCGCGGTGGTGGCAGGGAGTGCCGGCAACGTCACGGCCGGCTCGATCAACACCATCGCGCAGGCTATTCCCGGCATCGACACAGTGACCAACGGCGCCGCGCTGACCACTGGCCAAGACGCTGAAAGCGATGAGGCCCTACGTGCGCGCTTCATCCAGTACATCAACAGCTTGTCCAAGGCCACTAAGGCGGCTGTGCTGTACGCGGTCTTGTCGCTGCAGCAGAACGTCAGTGCCGTCATCGTGGAAAACCTGACCTATGCGGGCAACCTGACCCAAAACGGCTACTTCTACGCGGTGGTCGACGACGGCACCGGCAATCCGAGCAGCACATTCCTGGCCAGCGCGGCCAACGCGATCGAGGCGGCGAGGCCGCTCTCGGTTACCTACGGCGTGTTCGGCCCTTCCGCGGTGACCGCCAACGTGGTCATGGCCATCACCACCGCGGCAGGCTATATCCACGCCGATGTGGTCGCCCAGGTGACGGCGGCGCTGCAGAACTACATCAACACGCTGGGCCTGGGCAATTCGCTGAGCTACACGAAGCTGGCGAACGTCGCCTATGCGGCCTCGGCCGGCGTGACCAACGTCAGCGGCGTGCTGCTCAACGGCGCGACCACCGACTTGGCCATCTCGGCGAAGCAAACGGCGAAGGCCGGAACCATCACGGTGACCTAA
- a CDS encoding gp53-like domain-containing protein, with protein MNDKPPPGGFFYSGEQMRRVITQIGQSIYEWLFTRQAQDNMVALGKLTAAVIGTSTTVSGMAVTPTSPASMQVNVAPGEIYALAALESTVYGTLPVDTTHQIVKQGIQLDTTQLTCAAPPTAGQSINYLVQASFAEQDISVDPTTGSTPVVLQFYNSSNPSQPWSGPNNSGQTSNTFRQGSVALNAKPGIAAATGSQVTPAPDAGFVGLYVVTVANGQTTIVSGNISAYPGAPILSETLQQKISKATADTLYNNLQASSVNIITASGTLAASIGGGSVILNAAGATTQTLPAASAVAAGRRIEFMNINAGTGTVSRAGSDTITTGSSSVTSLALGAGDTLTLESNGTNGWYAVGGTAQLSASTVFGGSISANGWKRLPGGLILQWGVGNFNNGGFVNSFPITFPNNVFAMSTGSNSGNPPTTLGVSPTNNGFTGFTGSAASSHYFMAIGN; from the coding sequence ATGAACGACAAGCCGCCTCCGGGCGGCTTTTTTTATTCCGGAGAGCAAATGCGCCGCGTCATTACCCAGATCGGACAATCGATTTACGAATGGCTGTTCACCCGCCAGGCCCAAGACAACATGGTCGCCCTGGGCAAGCTGACTGCCGCCGTCATCGGCACCAGCACCACCGTGAGCGGCATGGCGGTGACGCCTACCTCTCCAGCGTCGATGCAGGTCAACGTCGCGCCTGGCGAGATCTACGCGCTGGCGGCCTTGGAGAGCACGGTCTACGGCACCCTCCCTGTGGACACCACGCACCAGATCGTGAAGCAGGGCATCCAGCTGGATACGACGCAGCTGACGTGCGCGGCGCCGCCCACCGCCGGCCAATCTATCAACTACCTGGTGCAAGCCTCCTTCGCCGAGCAGGACATCAGCGTTGACCCGACGACTGGCAGCACGCCGGTGGTGCTGCAGTTCTACAACTCGAGCAACCCGTCCCAGCCCTGGAGCGGCCCCAACAACTCCGGACAGACGAGCAACACCTTCCGGCAGGGATCCGTGGCGCTCAACGCCAAGCCGGGTATCGCCGCCGCCACCGGCAGCCAGGTGACCCCGGCGCCGGATGCGGGCTTTGTCGGCCTGTATGTCGTGACCGTGGCGAACGGCCAGACCACCATTGTCTCCGGCAACATCAGCGCCTATCCCGGTGCGCCGATCCTCTCTGAGACATTGCAGCAAAAAATCAGCAAGGCCACGGCCGACACCCTGTACAACAACTTGCAGGCCAGCTCGGTGAACATCATCACCGCGTCCGGCACCCTAGCGGCATCAATTGGTGGGGGCTCGGTGATTCTGAATGCTGCCGGCGCCACCACCCAGACGCTGCCGGCGGCGTCGGCCGTAGCAGCTGGGCGCCGCATCGAGTTCATGAACATCAACGCCGGCACCGGAACGGTATCGCGGGCCGGCAGCGACACGATCACCACCGGTTCTTCATCGGTCACGAGCTTGGCCTTGGGGGCCGGGGACACCCTGACGCTGGAGAGCAACGGCACGAACGGCTGGTATGCGGTGGGGGGGACGGCGCAGCTCAGCGCCTCAACGGTGTTTGGGGGATCCATTTCCGCAAACGGATGGAAGAGGCTGCCCGGCGGCCTGATTCTTCAATGGGGCGTCGGGAATTTCAACAATGGCGGTTTCGTCAACAGCTTTCCTATCACCTTCCCGAACAACGTGTTCGCCATGAGCACGGGTTCCAACTCGGGAAATCCGCCTACCACACTTGGCGTAAGCCCCACTAACAACGGCTTTACTGGATTTACAGGATCTGCTGCTAGCAGCCACTACTTCATGGCCATCGGAAACTGA
- a CDS encoding tail fiber assembly protein: MDYFYSATTSGFYCEAINGTDIPADAKAITEERYNEVMAGQATGKRIVADADGMPVLADQLPPTSEQLAAQALLQRATLLAAAANAIAPLQDAVDLEIATDAEKAELTAWKQYRVALSRIGQQATYPMDIDWPEAPKG; this comes from the coding sequence ATGGACTATTTCTATTCTGCTACCACCAGCGGCTTCTACTGCGAAGCTATCAACGGCACCGACATCCCGGCAGACGCCAAGGCGATCACCGAGGAGCGGTACAACGAGGTCATGGCCGGCCAGGCGACCGGGAAGCGGATCGTGGCTGATGCCGACGGCATGCCGGTGCTGGCCGACCAGCTGCCCCCGACCAGCGAACAGCTGGCGGCGCAGGCCCTGCTGCAGCGTGCAACGCTGCTCGCGGCGGCCGCTAACGCGATCGCCCCGCTGCAGGACGCCGTGGACCTGGAGATCGCGACCGATGCCGAGAAGGCGGAGCTGACTGCATGGAAGCAATATCGCGTGGCCCTGAGCCGTATCGGTCAACAGGCCACTTATCCCATGGACATTGATTGGCCAGAGGCGCCGAAAGGTTGA
- a CDS encoding restriction endonuclease has product MPEPTSSAMAGASAFAVGTITITGSFLGLQYDLLLVGLAGGLVALSFMRQVSPGRMLVSIFTSAIVGGYGGPVLAAAAPEYLAWAAKIPDQIRWFSAFACGIGAQTIVPLALEQLRTRFGGGKPGQETAP; this is encoded by the coding sequence ATGCCGGAACCAACATCAAGCGCCATGGCGGGGGCCAGCGCTTTCGCCGTCGGCACCATCACGATCACCGGCTCGTTCCTTGGCCTGCAGTATGACCTGCTGCTGGTCGGCCTGGCCGGCGGACTGGTCGCGCTGTCGTTCATGCGTCAGGTGTCGCCGGGCCGCATGCTGGTCTCGATCTTCACGAGCGCCATCGTCGGCGGATACGGCGGCCCGGTGCTGGCCGCCGCGGCACCGGAGTATTTGGCCTGGGCGGCGAAGATCCCGGACCAGATCCGATGGTTCAGCGCCTTCGCCTGCGGCATCGGCGCGCAGACCATCGTGCCGCTGGCGCTGGAGCAGCTGCGCACGCGCTTCGGAGGGGGGAAACCAGGACAGGAGACCGCCCCATGA
- a CDS encoding glycoside hydrolase family 19 protein: MTLTLQQLKTIMPAAARASLFLDPLNAAMAEFGIDTRLRVAAFLAQVGHESGQFQFMEELASGAAYDGRVDLGNTNPEAVRIAAAHGSTPGKFWKGHGPIQITGYNNHLAAMLALHVDCVEQPRLLCEPVNGCRAAGWFWETHGLAKWADAGDIDGVSDVVNRGKKTVAIGDANGFTDRKAIYDRALKVLP, from the coding sequence ATGACGCTGACCCTCCAGCAGTTGAAGACCATCATGCCCGCCGCCGCGCGGGCATCGTTGTTTCTGGATCCGCTGAATGCCGCAATGGCGGAATTCGGCATCGACACGCGCCTGCGCGTCGCCGCCTTCTTGGCGCAGGTCGGCCACGAATCCGGGCAGTTCCAGTTCATGGAGGAGCTGGCCAGCGGCGCCGCCTACGACGGGCGCGTCGACCTGGGCAACACCAACCCGGAGGCCGTGCGCATCGCGGCCGCGCACGGTAGCACGCCAGGCAAGTTCTGGAAGGGCCACGGCCCGATCCAGATTACCGGCTACAACAACCACCTGGCCGCCATGCTGGCGCTACACGTGGACTGCGTGGAGCAGCCGCGCTTGCTGTGCGAACCCGTCAACGGTTGCCGTGCCGCCGGTTGGTTCTGGGAGACCCATGGTTTGGCCAAGTGGGCCGATGCCGGCGACATTGATGGCGTGAGCGACGTGGTCAACCGCGGCAAGAAGACGGTGGCCATCGGCGACGCCAACGGCTTCACCGACCGCAAGGCCATCTACGACCGCGCGCTCAAGGTGCTGCCATGA
- a CDS encoding D-glucuronyl C5-epimerase family protein, which translates to MKKIILVTLLLSIGLVAGCQEPSTQLSVPASTLKEIAKVTNTTSWWGGRSKSEAFIVRAGGDRWFKNYRKQFAHPGEDKGYIAETVDVTGPKLGNYYVRGSGQREKSDHMIPPQCAELSTMAPTTQIYCGLSAWNAYLVTSDPGHKATLLAIADHVLKEQKDGKFEWTKEIPSRDLKAPWISALTQSVATSLFLRVYQETRDQRYMDAATSAYRWLTVPLEEGGVLSIDHGNLWLEEYPNIRTPSHVLNGHMLSLFGAWDYYRVTGDQQAKSIVERGLASVPPSINKYDTGYWLTYDQVNQGDFINGDYLACIIAMFDAAAAISKNPFFSDTATRWKDYQTNDRLFVHLAAEAYKNSLKK; encoded by the coding sequence ATGAAAAAAATAATCCTTGTGACACTTCTGCTTTCCATTGGGCTTGTAGCTGGCTGCCAGGAACCATCTACTCAGTTATCGGTACCGGCCTCGACGTTGAAAGAAATTGCGAAGGTCACCAATACAACTTCCTGGTGGGGCGGTCGGAGCAAATCGGAGGCATTTATTGTCAGGGCTGGAGGGGATCGCTGGTTTAAAAACTACCGCAAGCAATTCGCTCATCCTGGCGAGGATAAAGGCTACATTGCCGAAACCGTCGATGTGACAGGGCCCAAGCTTGGAAATTATTACGTCCGTGGATCGGGGCAGCGGGAAAAGAGCGACCACATGATACCGCCGCAATGTGCAGAGCTTTCCACGATGGCCCCGACCACGCAGATTTATTGCGGATTGTCGGCGTGGAATGCTTATTTGGTGACGTCCGACCCGGGCCATAAAGCCACCCTGCTAGCCATTGCTGACCACGTCCTCAAGGAACAGAAAGACGGAAAATTCGAGTGGACGAAGGAAATCCCCTCACGCGACTTGAAGGCGCCATGGATTTCTGCCCTCACCCAGAGCGTGGCCACTTCTCTCTTCCTGCGCGTCTACCAGGAGACCCGTGACCAGCGCTACATGGATGCGGCAACCTCTGCATATCGCTGGCTGACGGTTCCATTGGAGGAAGGCGGGGTTTTATCCATAGACCACGGAAATCTCTGGCTGGAGGAATATCCCAACATTCGCACGCCGAGTCACGTCCTCAACGGGCACATGCTGTCGCTGTTTGGAGCATGGGATTACTATCGCGTGACCGGTGACCAGCAGGCAAAGTCGATCGTTGAACGCGGGCTTGCATCGGTGCCGCCGAGCATCAACAAATACGATACCGGTTACTGGCTAACCTATGACCAAGTGAATCAAGGCGATTTCATCAACGGCGACTATCTGGCCTGCATTATCGCGATGTTTGACGCCGCCGCCGCGATCTCAAAAAATCCATTTTTCAGCGACACAGCAACTCGCTGGAAGGATTATCAGACGAATGACCGGCTGTTTGTCCATCTCGCAGCCGAGGCCTACAAAAATTCCCTCAAAAAATAA